The following are encoded in a window of Arthrobacter woluwensis genomic DNA:
- the glyA gene encoding serine hydroxymethyltransferase yields the protein MTEVLTRSLADTDPDVKAAIDRELLRQQGTLEMIASENFAPLAVMEAQGSVLTNKYAEGYPGKRYYGGCEHVDVIEQLAIDRVKALFGAEAANVQPHSGAQANAAAMFALLEPGDTILGLSLAHGGHLTHGMKINFSGKLYQVVPYEVNRDTLLIDMAEVERLALEHRPKLIVAGWSAYSRRLDFAEFRRIADLVGAYLMVDMAHFAGLVAAGLHPNPVPYADVVTTTTHKTLGGPRGGVILSKEALAKKINSAVFPGQQGGPLEHVVAAKAVAFKLAAEPAFRDRQQRTLEGAQIIARRLLAEDVAQAGVSVVNGGTDVHLVLVDLRNSELDGQQGEDRLHRIGITVNRNAVPFDPRPPMVSSGLRIGTPALSARGFGAAEFTEVADIIAAALKPDFSDELAEELSARVRVLADKHPLYPNLNAENGAL from the coding sequence ATGACCGAGGTTCTGACGCGTTCGCTCGCCGACACCGATCCCGACGTCAAGGCGGCCATCGACCGGGAACTCCTGCGCCAGCAGGGGACCCTGGAGATGATCGCCTCCGAGAACTTCGCGCCGCTCGCGGTCATGGAGGCTCAGGGATCGGTCCTCACGAACAAATACGCCGAGGGGTACCCCGGGAAGCGTTATTACGGTGGCTGCGAGCACGTCGACGTCATCGAACAGCTGGCGATCGACCGTGTCAAGGCCCTCTTCGGCGCGGAGGCCGCCAACGTCCAGCCCCACTCCGGCGCCCAGGCCAACGCCGCCGCGATGTTCGCGCTCCTGGAACCGGGTGACACCATCCTCGGCCTCTCCCTGGCCCACGGCGGCCACCTCACGCACGGCATGAAGATCAATTTCTCCGGCAAGCTGTACCAGGTGGTGCCGTACGAGGTGAACCGGGACACCCTGCTCATCGACATGGCCGAGGTCGAGCGCCTTGCGCTGGAGCACCGCCCCAAGCTCATCGTCGCCGGGTGGTCCGCCTACTCCCGCCGGCTGGACTTCGCCGAGTTCCGCCGCATCGCGGATCTCGTGGGTGCGTACCTCATGGTGGACATGGCCCATTTCGCCGGGCTGGTGGCCGCGGGCCTGCACCCGAATCCGGTGCCGTACGCCGACGTCGTGACCACCACGACGCACAAGACCCTCGGCGGCCCGCGCGGCGGCGTCATCCTCAGCAAGGAGGCTCTGGCGAAGAAGATCAACTCCGCCGTCTTCCCCGGACAGCAGGGCGGCCCGCTCGAGCATGTGGTGGCGGCGAAGGCCGTGGCCTTCAAGCTTGCCGCGGAGCCCGCCTTCCGCGACCGCCAGCAGCGCACTCTGGAAGGGGCGCAGATCATCGCCCGCCGCCTGCTGGCCGAGGACGTCGCGCAGGCCGGTGTCTCCGTGGTCAACGGGGGCACCGACGTCCACCTCGTCCTGGTGGACCTCCGGAATTCCGAGCTGGACGGCCAGCAGGGCGAGGACCGCCTGCACCGGATCGGCATCACCGTCAACCGCAATGCCGTGCCGTTCGACCCGCGACCGCCGATGGTCTCCTCCGGTCTGCGCATCGGCACGCCGGCGCTCTCCGCCCGCGGCTTCGGCGCCGCCGAGTTCACCGAGGTGGCGGACATCATCGCCGCCGCCCTGAAGCCGGACTTCAGCGACGAGCTCGCCGAGGAACTCAGCGCCCGCGTCCGCGTCCTGGCCGACAAGCACCCCCTCTACCCGAACCTGAACGCCGAGAACGGAGCGCTCTGA
- a CDS encoding sarcosine oxidase subunit alpha family protein gives MSPAESAQPFRLPADRAPHARIAREDTLRFTVDGTEYTGHAGDTVASALIAHGVVEAAPSLYLGRPRGILAAGVEEPNALLKVKDRGAGGVDESMLPATIVELTDGLDAEYLSGLGKLDPRKDEAYYDKKHVHTDVLVIGAGPAGLSAARQAAATGARVILIDDQPELGGSLLSAPEETVDGVPAPEWIAAAAAELAAAEEVTVLTRTNAFGSYDSNYVIALESRTDHLGSERARELNAQGVSRQRLWHIRAGQVVLATGAHERPLVFADNDRPGIMLASAVRTYLNRYGVAPGSRAVVFTTNDSAYETVRDLASAGVPVAAVVDARAEKSDAALTAEAAGVRVISGAAVCGTEADGETGRVSAVVVRPLDADGSLSGEAERIEADLLAVSGGWSPVVHLFSQRQGKLRWDEELAGFVPASTVKAQQIVGAARGSYALADCASEGAHAGAVAAFNAGFVTEAGAHASALSSHAPSAAASTRQLWLVPGAEGGPGEWKTHFVDQQRDQSVADVLRATGAGMRSVEHIKRYTSISTANDQGKTSGVNAIGVIAAALKDAQGGVPENLGSIGTTTFRAPYAPVAFAAMAGRKRGDLFDPERITSIHPWHVAHGAEFEFVGQWLRPWYFPQPGESMDEAVLRECRAVRESVGFMDATTLGKIEIWGADAGEFLNRIYTNAFKKLAPGMGRYGVMCGPDGMMFDDGVTLRLDEDRFFMTTTTGGAAKVLDWLEEWHQTEWPGLDVNFTSVTEQVTTVAVVGPKSREVIAKVAPGLDVDNDAFPFMAWRETTLASGIPARVCRISFSGELAFEINVATWYGLQVWEYVAEAGAEFGITPYGTETMHVLRAEKGYPIVGQDTDGTVTPQDAGMEWIVSKAKDFVGKRSYARLDTARTDRKHMVSLLPVDHSFRLPEGTQVVEQGISLNPAYGPVPMLGHVTSSYHSAALGRSFALALIKNGRNRIGEKLTAVAGDRIVEVLVGDTVLYDPEGKRRDG, from the coding sequence GTGAGCCCCGCAGAGTCCGCCCAGCCGTTCCGCCTTCCCGCGGACCGGGCACCGCACGCCCGTATCGCCCGTGAGGACACGCTCCGCTTCACGGTCGACGGCACGGAGTACACCGGTCACGCCGGTGACACGGTCGCCTCCGCGCTGATCGCCCATGGGGTGGTCGAGGCGGCGCCGTCCCTGTACCTGGGCCGTCCCCGCGGCATCCTGGCCGCCGGGGTCGAGGAGCCGAACGCCCTGCTGAAGGTCAAGGACCGGGGCGCCGGCGGTGTGGACGAGTCCATGCTCCCGGCCACGATCGTCGAGCTGACGGACGGCCTGGACGCCGAGTACCTCTCCGGCCTCGGCAAGCTGGACCCCCGCAAGGATGAGGCCTACTACGACAAGAAGCACGTCCACACGGATGTCCTGGTGATCGGCGCCGGCCCGGCGGGCCTGTCCGCCGCCCGCCAGGCCGCCGCCACCGGCGCCCGCGTCATCCTGATCGACGACCAGCCCGAGCTGGGCGGGTCGCTGCTCTCGGCTCCCGAGGAGACCGTCGACGGCGTGCCCGCACCCGAGTGGATCGCCGCGGCCGCCGCGGAACTCGCCGCCGCCGAGGAGGTCACGGTGCTGACCCGCACCAACGCCTTCGGCTCCTACGACTCCAACTACGTCATCGCTCTGGAGTCCCGGACCGACCACCTCGGCTCGGAGCGCGCCCGGGAACTGAATGCCCAGGGCGTGTCCAGGCAGCGGCTGTGGCACATCCGCGCCGGCCAGGTCGTGCTCGCGACCGGCGCCCATGAGCGGCCTCTCGTCTTCGCGGACAACGACCGCCCGGGCATCATGCTCGCCTCCGCTGTGCGCACGTACCTCAACCGGTACGGTGTGGCACCTGGCAGCCGGGCCGTGGTCTTCACCACGAACGACTCCGCCTACGAGACGGTCCGTGACCTGGCGTCCGCCGGGGTCCCCGTGGCGGCGGTCGTCGACGCCCGCGCGGAGAAGTCCGACGCCGCCCTGACCGCCGAGGCGGCGGGCGTGCGGGTGATCAGCGGGGCCGCCGTCTGCGGCACCGAGGCGGACGGGGAGACCGGCCGCGTGAGCGCCGTCGTCGTCCGCCCGCTCGATGCCGACGGCTCGCTCAGCGGCGAGGCCGAGCGGATCGAGGCCGATCTCCTGGCCGTCTCCGGCGGCTGGAGCCCGGTGGTCCACCTCTTCAGCCAGCGGCAGGGCAAGCTGCGCTGGGATGAGGAACTGGCCGGGTTCGTCCCGGCGAGCACGGTCAAGGCGCAGCAGATCGTGGGCGCGGCCCGCGGCTCCTACGCTCTGGCCGACTGCGCCTCCGAGGGCGCCCACGCCGGCGCCGTGGCCGCCTTCAACGCCGGGTTCGTGACCGAGGCCGGAGCCCACGCGTCCGCCCTGTCCAGCCACGCGCCGTCCGCCGCCGCGTCGACCCGTCAGCTCTGGCTGGTGCCGGGCGCGGAGGGCGGCCCGGGGGAGTGGAAGACTCACTTCGTGGACCAGCAGCGGGACCAGAGCGTGGCCGACGTCCTCCGGGCGACCGGGGCCGGCATGCGGTCCGTGGAGCACATCAAGCGCTACACCTCGATCTCCACCGCCAATGACCAGGGCAAGACCTCCGGCGTCAACGCCATCGGCGTCATCGCCGCCGCTCTGAAGGACGCTCAGGGCGGAGTGCCGGAGAACCTCGGATCCATCGGCACCACCACCTTCCGGGCTCCGTACGCGCCCGTGGCCTTCGCGGCCATGGCGGGGCGGAAGCGCGGCGATCTGTTCGATCCGGAACGTATCACCTCGATCCACCCCTGGCACGTGGCCCACGGGGCCGAGTTCGAGTTCGTCGGCCAGTGGCTGCGCCCCTGGTACTTCCCGCAGCCCGGGGAGTCGATGGACGAGGCCGTGCTCCGCGAGTGCCGGGCCGTCCGTGAATCGGTCGGCTTCATGGACGCCACCACGCTCGGCAAGATCGAGATCTGGGGCGCCGACGCCGGCGAGTTCCTGAACCGCATCTATACCAACGCGTTCAAGAAGCTCGCGCCGGGCATGGGCCGCTACGGCGTCATGTGCGGCCCGGACGGCATGATGTTCGACGACGGCGTGACCCTCCGCCTCGACGAGGACCGCTTCTTCATGACCACCACCACCGGCGGGGCCGCGAAGGTCCTCGACTGGCTGGAGGAGTGGCACCAGACGGAGTGGCCGGGCCTGGACGTCAACTTCACCTCCGTCACCGAGCAGGTCACCACGGTGGCCGTCGTGGGGCCCAAGTCCCGCGAGGTCATCGCCAAGGTCGCGCCCGGGCTCGACGTGGACAACGACGCCTTCCCCTTCATGGCCTGGCGCGAGACCACGCTGGCCTCCGGGATCCCCGCCCGCGTCTGCCGGATCTCCTTCTCCGGAGAGCTGGCCTTCGAGATCAACGTGGCCACCTGGTACGGTCTGCAGGTCTGGGAGTACGTGGCGGAGGCCGGGGCCGAGTTCGGGATCACCCCGTACGGCACCGAGACGATGCACGTGCTCCGCGCCGAGAAGGGTTACCCGATCGTCGGCCAGGACACGGACGGCACGGTGACCCCGCAGGACGCCGGCATGGAGTGGATCGTCTCCAAGGCGAAGGACTTCGTGGGCAAGCGCTCCTACGCCCGGCTCGACACCGCGCGGACGGACCGCAAGCACATGGTCTCGCTGCTTCCGGTGGACCACTCGTTCCGGCTGCCGGAGGGCACGCAGGTGGTGGAGCAGGGCATCTCGCTCAACCCGGCGTACGGCCCGGTGCCCATGCTGGGACACGTGACCTCCAGTTACCACTCGGCCGCGCTGGGACGCTCCTTCGCGCTGGCTCTGATCAAGAATGGCCGGAACCGCATCGGCGAGAAGCTCACCGCCGTCGCCGGGGACCGGATCGTGGAAGTCCTGGTCGGTGACACCGTCCTTTACGACCCTGAAGGGAAGCGCCGTGATGGCTGA
- a CDS encoding sarcosine oxidase subunit beta family protein produces MADLLPEHPDFLWRNPDPKPSYDAIIVGGGGHGLATAYYLAKHHGMTNIAILERGWLAGGNMARNTTIIRSNYLWDESAAIYEHSLRLWEALPEELEYDFLFSQRGVMNLAHTLQDVRESVRRVGANKLNGVDAEWLEPEQVKELCPILNIGQDIRYPVLGATYQPRAGIAKHDHVAWAFARKADELGVDIIQNCEVTGFLKDGNRVVGVQTSRGTIHAGKVALCAAGHSSVLAKMAGFDLPIQSHPLQALVSELHEIVHPTVVMSNHVHVYVSQAHKGELVMGAGIDSYNGYGQRGGFHVIEEQMAAAVELFPVFARAHLLRTWGGIVDVTLDASPIVGKSPVENLYVNCGWGTGGFKGTPGAGWTMAHTIATDEPHALNAPFALERFETGALIDEHGAAAVAH; encoded by the coding sequence ATGGCGGATCTGCTGCCCGAACACCCGGATTTCCTCTGGCGGAACCCGGACCCCAAGCCCTCCTATGACGCGATCATCGTCGGCGGCGGTGGGCACGGTCTGGCCACCGCCTACTACCTCGCCAAGCACCACGGCATGACGAACATCGCCATCCTGGAACGCGGCTGGCTCGCCGGCGGCAACATGGCCCGCAACACCACGATCATCCGCTCCAATTACCTCTGGGATGAGTCGGCGGCCATCTACGAGCACTCCCTGCGCCTCTGGGAGGCCCTGCCGGAGGAACTGGAGTACGACTTCCTGTTCAGCCAGCGCGGCGTCATGAACCTGGCCCACACCCTCCAGGACGTGCGGGAGTCCGTGCGGCGCGTGGGCGCCAACAAGCTCAACGGGGTCGACGCCGAATGGCTGGAACCGGAGCAGGTCAAGGAACTCTGCCCCATCCTCAACATCGGCCAGGACATCCGCTACCCCGTCCTGGGCGCCACGTACCAGCCGCGCGCCGGCATCGCCAAGCACGACCACGTGGCCTGGGCCTTCGCCCGCAAGGCCGACGAGCTGGGCGTGGACATCATCCAGAACTGCGAGGTCACCGGGTTCCTGAAGGACGGCAACCGCGTGGTGGGCGTCCAGACCAGCCGGGGCACCATCCACGCCGGCAAGGTGGCCCTGTGCGCCGCCGGGCACTCCTCGGTGCTGGCGAAGATGGCCGGCTTCGACCTGCCGATCCAGTCCCACCCGCTGCAGGCCCTCGTCTCCGAGCTGCACGAGATCGTCCACCCGACCGTCGTGATGTCGAACCACGTCCACGTGTACGTCTCCCAGGCCCACAAGGGCGAGCTCGTGATGGGCGCCGGCATCGACTCCTACAACGGCTACGGCCAGCGCGGCGGCTTCCACGTCATCGAGGAGCAGATGGCCGCCGCCGTGGAACTGTTCCCGGTGTTCGCCCGGGCTCATCTGCTCCGCACCTGGGGCGGCATCGTGGATGTCACCCTGGACGCCTCGCCGATCGTCGGCAAGTCGCCCGTGGAGAACCTGTACGTGAACTGCGGCTGGGGGACCGGCGGCTTCAAGGGCACCCCGGGAGCCGGCTGGACCATGGCCCACACGATCGCCACGGACGAGCCCCATGCGCTGAACGCCCCGTTCGCCCTGGAGCGCTTCGAGACCGGCGCCCTCATCGACGAGCACGGCGCGGCCGCCGTCGCCCACTGA
- a CDS encoding sarcosine oxidase subunit delta, with amino-acid sequence MLLITCPNCGPRDETEFHYGGQAHVPYPEDPSALSDAEWSRYLFYRENPKGLFAERWVHSAGCRKWFNALRDTVTYEFKTIYTGEKPLTAGAKGDSQ; translated from the coding sequence ATGCTGCTCATCACCTGCCCGAACTGCGGGCCGCGCGACGAGACCGAGTTCCATTACGGGGGACAGGCACACGTCCCGTATCCCGAGGACCCCAGCGCCCTGAGCGACGCCGAATGGTCGCGGTACCTGTTCTACCGCGAGAACCCCAAGGGCCTGTTCGCCGAGCGCTGGGTTCACAGCGCCGGCTGCCGCAAGTGGTTCAACGCCCTCCGCGACACCGTGACGTACGAGTTCAAGACCATCTACACGGGGGAGAAACCCCTCACCGCCGGCGCGAAAGGAGACTCCCAGTGA